A single genomic interval of Physeter macrocephalus isolate SW-GA chromosome 5, ASM283717v5, whole genome shotgun sequence harbors:
- the ARL4A gene encoding ADP-ribosylation factor-like protein 4A, translating to MGNGLSDQTSILSSLPSFQSFHIVILGLDSAGKTTVLYRLQFNEFVNTVPTKGFNTEKIKVTLGNSKTVTFHFWDVGGQEKLRPLWKSYTRCTDGIVFVVDSVDVERMEEAKTELHKITRISENQGVPVLIVANKQDLRNSLSLSEIEKLLAMGELSSSTPWHLQPTCAIIGDGLKEGLEKLHDMIIKRRKMLRQQKKKR from the coding sequence ATGGGGAATGGACTGTCAGACCAGACTTCTATCCTGTCCAGCCTGCCTTCATTTCAGTCCTTCCACATTGTCATTCTGGGTTTGGACTCTGCTGGAAAGACAACTGTGTTATACAGGCTGCAGTTCAATGAATTTGTAAATACCGTACCTACCAAAGGATTTAACACGGAAAAAATTAAGGTAACCTTGGGAAATTCTAAAACAGTCACTTTTCACTTCTGGGATGTAGGTGGTCAGGAGAAATTAAGGCCATTGTGGAAGTCATATACCAGATGCACAGATGGCATTGTGTTTGTTGTTGACTCTGTTGATGTTGAAAGGATGGAAGAAGCCAAAACTGAACTTCATAAAATAACTAGGATATCAGAAAATCAAGGAGTCCCTGTGCTAATAGTTGCTAACAAACAAGACCTGAGGAACTCATTGTCTCTCTCAGAAATTGAGAAATTGTTAGCAATGGGTGAACTGAGCTCATCAACTCCCTGGCATTTGCAGCCCACCTGTGCAATCATAGGCGATGGACTGAAGGAAGGACTTGAGAAACTACATGATAtgataattaaaagaagaaaaatgttgcggcagcagaaaaagaaaagatga